A region of the Curvibacter sp. AEP1-3 genome:
GCTGCCGGCAGCAGGGCCAGCGCAATTGGCGTGCCGATCACCGGCAACAGGCTGAGCAGCGAAATGGCGGCCATGAACATGAAAAACAGGCCTGTGAATGCCAGTGGCTGTTTCATGAAGGTGCGCACACCTTGCTGAAACCACACAACACCTTGGCGGGCGGGAACGATCTGGAGTTTCATGCGGTCTGGGTTTCCGGGTTCATCAGGGTGTCCAGTGTGAGCGGATGCGCGATGCGCTGCTGGAGCACCCGTTCAAAGTGCGTGGGATCGTGGGGTTTGAGCATGGAGGCTTCCCGCGGCAGGTACCAGTCCCACAAGCGGGAGAGCCAGAAACGCAAAGCTCCGGCCCGCAACATGGCCGGAAGCAGCTCGCGTTCCTGGGCGCTCAAGGGGCGCACGCTCTCATACGCTTGCACGAAGGCGCGGCTGCGCTCCAGGTCGGCGCGGCCGGTGGGCAGGTCTATGCACCAGTCGTTGAGGCAGACGGCCAAGTCAAACAACCACGTGTCGGTGCCGGCAAAGTAAAAGTCAAAGAAGCCGCTTAGGCGGGGTTCGCCGTCTAGGGTCTCAAACATCACGTTGTCGCGGAACAAATCTGCGTGGATGGCGCCGCGGGGCAGGGCGGCATAGGCACTTTGCGCGGCCACATGGTTCTGGTAAGCCAGTTCGCTCTGGATGAGTGCAGCTTGAGCTGCTTCCAGGTGGGGGAGCACGACGGGCACGGTTTCGTTCCACCAGGGGAGCGCCCGCAGGTTGGGCTGTTGCATGCCGAATTCCCGGCCGGCCAGGTGCATGCGCGCCAGCATGGCGCCGACTTGGCGACAGTGTTCCACGCCGGGGCTCAATTCGCTTTTGCCTTTCAGGCGGTTCACCACGGCGGCAGGTTTACCGTTCAGGCTGTGCAACACATCGCCATCGCGGTTGGCGGCCGGGTCCGGTACGGGGATGCCATGGAACGCCAGGTGCTTCATCAGCCGCAGGTAAAACGGCAACTGCTGCGCTGTCAGCCGTTCGAACAGGGTCAGCACATAGGGCGCCTGGTCGGTGGTGACGAAATAGTTGGTGTTCTCAATGCCACCGGAGCAGCCCTCCATGGTTTGGAGAGTGCCCAATTGCAGGGAGGAAAGAAAAGTGCTGGCCTCGTCGAGCGAGACCTCTGTGTAAACCGCCATGGCGCAATTGTAGGTGGGGCAATGACCGGCAAAGTGGCGCAACATGGGATAGCAATTCGTCGCCGGGCCGCCCCAAGACGAATTAGCCCCTTGAGGGGGCAGCGACCCGCGCAGCGGTGGAGCGTGGGGGCACAATACCGTTCATGACAGAATCCAAGAAAACCCTGCTGCTGGTGGATGGCTCCAGCTATTTGTATCGCGCCTTTTTTGCCGGCGGGGACAACATGAGCGTGACGCTGCCGGACGGCACTGTTCAGAAAACCGGTGCGGTGCGAATCATGATCAACATGATGAACAGCCTGCGCAAGGAATACCCGGCCGACTATGTGGCCTGCGTGTTCGATGCCAAAGGCCCGACCTTCCGCGACGAGATTTACCCCGAGTACAAAGCCCACCGCGACCCGATGCCCGACGATCTGCGCAGCCAGATCGCGCCCATCCACGAAATCGTGCGCCTGCTGGGCTGGAAGGTGCTGGACGTGCCCGGTGTGGAAGCTGATGACGTGATTGGCACGCTGGCTGCCACCGCCGCCTCGCAAGGCATTGAGGTGATTGTGAGCAGCGGCGACAAGGATTTGGCGCAGTTGGTGAACGAGCACATCACCATCATTGACACCATGAACGGCAAGCGCCGCGACTTGGCCGGAGTGGAGGCCGAGTTCGGCGTGCCCGCCCGCCTGATGCTGGACTACCAGACCCTGGTGGGCGACACGGTGGACAACGTACCCGGCGTGGCCAAGGTCGGCCCCAAGACGGCGGTAAAGTGGCTGCAGCAGTACGGCTCGCTGCAAGGCG
Encoded here:
- a CDS encoding homoserine kinase, producing MAVYTEVSLDEASTFLSSLQLGTLQTMEGCSGGIENTNYFVTTDQAPYVLTLFERLTAQQLPFYLRLMKHLAFHGIPVPDPAANRDGDVLHSLNGKPAAVVNRLKGKSELSPGVEHCRQVGAMLARMHLAGREFGMQQPNLRALPWWNETVPVVLPHLEAAQAALIQSELAYQNHVAAQSAYAALPRGAIHADLFRDNVMFETLDGEPRLSGFFDFYFAGTDTWLFDLAVCLNDWCIDLPTGRADLERSRAFVQAYESVRPLSAQERELLPAMLRAGALRFWLSRLWDWYLPREASMLKPHDPTHFERVLQQRIAHPLTLDTLMNPETQTA